gataattatgataagtattgcaagattagcaatgttaattatagaaaacaaaagttccaactgggaaaaagttgttttgctataattaagggagaggaaattatacttcatatcaaatctataaggtttagatttgaggttttaatcatttagtcaaggaaatatatgaatttcatgttggaatggctcaacataaggaaattctgtatatgggtccattatttgcgttctaaaattcgattatgattacggcatcccttttcataatctgaattatgagaacttggcaaattgaaatggaaatgttatagcaaaagactggtttagtctttatgtgagacatcatgaatcgtgtcccatatgcttcggatataggatcgattacatgtgctataatcatccgttctaaaattttccaaatgcctggggcattaagaagggaaaaggtttagaactggatatgactaaaaggattaaacaattgtcgaggacaatctaaggtttaccaaagattggttgctcaaggacagttggaagtatagtgataattctggaaggaccatattgacataatctgtaaggaggcaactcttgttcagaagtgatagtcaaaatggaacctggaaatgtttcaaagttagaattttcaatctgtgtaagattaaggaaacttaatgcaagaaggatgtttccaaggagatgatctcctttggaatgctctgtaatgtttgttgtcaagtctttatgactttgtgcataatcattacaagaggatcaatgcatataagtttagaatctaacagatttcagtaaatggcatgaatttggaattcttgcatttgcagtaaggatttgggagtgtgaaaagagaatcattgaagttatgttcaatggatctagttcacaaagtaaagatcatagacaaacatagtatgcatacttggtgtatggcatgactagtgttaagaaaacatagtgtacatgcttggagcatgggacaactattggttttaaattcaagaataaagttgatagctgaaacagtatacaatgaataatgtgtaatcatatggtgataaataaaaggtgttttatttatgttcaaaaggttgataccatattggattctattattattgtgtttcactttgcatgttttgacttcccgaataaactgggttattcttccggaatgactaagttattcaaaccatccacagtcggtcatatgttggaagtagatatgaattaagactgtcatgatgggttgtagaggtctaaggtgttggacaaggctacaacaatcatgagtgctcataagttctgagtattggattcaacccgcgctcattggaatcacttcatggattttatcacgagtgatcatgagacgataatatcttatattcttcaaacctagagatatgagttgttactatgagttgatagtacattgatagcacgaaaacgcatttggtaactcggtgctataaaacgtgcctttgtgtatgattcaacaagtagtagaacaagccatatgagtcgaagtttatccgttccttttaccttcgggataaaagcgatatctgtgggcccctcgatgatttgatgatgacaaatggaagtgctcggccgggccaggactgatttgatttgttcaattagtcagttgtcataaatcggaaatcgggaaacaacaaatggacagagagaatgattataatccatgtctcagtccatatgatatctagaatggaggaatatatgatcccttatctaatggacaagtcactgacaaaggtcagagtttatctacaaggtcagagttcgacagaagcttttgagagctacgattgccggttggttcctgaagtcatacgcaataatagttctagacttatccaagtgggagactgttggattaatgtctaagtccataactatatttggtaagacttgacccgacccggcatggtccatttgggttgcataccatcatgcacttgaatgagagaaataagacacttatggttattaatatattataagttctagtatattaataataagaataataagattatttaattagtattgatcaagaattaatctaggattaattaagtgatcaaaagaagactaattaaatatatgggttgattgtgtaaatcatccatacttgtatagtgggctaatgctccatggataatcaagttgggctaaaactcataggatggtccatggatgctccatggtgtatttgtacccatggatccaaggaaatggaaagtcatgacaattagggtttaccccaattgtaacactatataaagatcttattcttgacaaaattggccactagtattattctagagagggctagccgatttcatgagttgtaagaattctctcaagttattctaagtgttttgatgattgtgattccatttgaggtgtcacacttggggcactaagcactcaagcttcatgaagactttctacatcaagaggtatgtattctatcttgttacattattgttttgtatgctagattaggataataccttggaagttcttatttgcatgtataatagagaaaacatagatccaaggtatttagggttgcatgtacacttaggaagtgttagaatgctcaaaacccaacacgactaacacctagactggtgtcacgttgataatctcttcgggatctgggttatgaGGCTTAACACAATCTATTTtcgcactttattcaagtattcttagctgcgaaggttatcctatggttctcggtattctagtgttcacttcggagaatgcagtctatcgtctataAGGTGACGGTGACTTCCTCCattcgatgtatatggctagactcagagggtggaccaggtggactgaaggccgatacAGCGGACCAATCACATagtagacctgaagtgcatggttgttctatgttctgttatgatatggcatgttatgtgtatggtatatgtggttggtattttgggggtatcttactatgctttcgagcttacagttgtggtttaaatgtttcaggcacttcaggagactgtggcaaggcaaaggcgtgatcgtagcGCTCCTCATGTTCTTGTTTCATGATATGGttatgggaatactctgataataattgtattgaaaaccttttttcaatgaattaatgaatatgggttgttttagagaaatttaaattggcttgaatttttagagtgttacaagttggtatcaaagccttggtttgagtgaattggagaaatatccatgtgaatccagtctcaaatcaaggagagttttcaaaagagaatttaaaatggttttaaaaaatgaataaaaGAGGACGCGGacgtacgatcagccagagccagtaagtagccccaaaataccatacaagatatttgtttatgagatatgatagaacaacatgctagtactaggctagggatcttcaggaattgcatgatagaattgtctgattatatgatgcctgctagcctagggtttccttgtatgaaattgacatcattactgtagataTTTAGTTTATGCATCACGGCCTATGCTAACGATTGCGCGCTATAGCGGTAATCACCAACCACTattttcaacttatcattttcaaaTAGCGATACCGCAATTTGCGCCGCAATTCACCGCTATTCTAATGACCGAGATAGCGCCGCTATGGCCGCTTTTTTATTTTCTTGCATATTTCAATTATTTCTAATACATATGGCCCATTTGATTCATTTGTCAACAAAAAAACACTTTTTAATGAGCCCGCTACTTTGAAAAGCCCAATGAAAAACCTAATTAGAATTATTCCAAAAACATGATCGTGATTTCGTGACTTGAAGATGGCTTGACCGCTTGAGCAATTGAGCTATGACGAAGACGAAGAAGCAAGAAGCGACTTGCGCATTGCGACTGCGAGGCTGCTTCTTCCGAGTTCGGCCTTCACTACCCTTCAATTGACTTCCTCTCCTCCACACACAGTCCACAGCATCGACATCGATAGTCCGACTCCCTTCCCCTTAATCGGCTTGCAAGTTCCAAGTTTCCAACAGCATCAGGTATGTAATTTTTCCCTTTAATGCTTTCTTTTTCTAGATAGTAAAGACTAAAGAGTAAATACTAAAGAGTAGAGATATGTAATTTCCTTTAATTCTTCTGAGTTCCAACAGCATCAGCATTAGCATCGACCCACTTGAATTATTGCTTTAATGCTTTATTTTCCTTTAATTCCACTGCCCATTTATGTTTGTCAATTTTTCCTTTAATGCTTTATTTTCTAGATAGTAAAGAGTAGAGACATACACACTGTAATTTCATTTATGTTTGTCAATTTGTGTACTTATGTTGATGTAATATGTTAAGATTTAGAAAATAGGAACATAAAACATTAAGTAGTTATTCTGTTAATGAATAATAATGAGTAATGACATGTGATTGTGATTTGTGAAACAGTTTTAATCAATTCTGAACTGACCAATATGGATGCTAATTCTTCACATGCTTCTGTGAATCCGCCCACCACCACCACTCCTACTACTAATACGAGATCAAATGCCAATACAACTAGTGTAAGTGCAAATAAAGATATCGCATGGGAATGGGGAGTTCAAAAGGAtccattaaaaaaacaaaatatttggtGCACCTAGTGTGACAAGAGAGTATGTGGAGGGATCACAAGGTTAAAAGAACACCTCACTCATACAGGAGGAAATGTAGCTGCTTGCCCTAATGTGTCTACGGAGATCACTAAGAAAGGGCTTGAATTAATGAAAGAaaaagataagaaaaaaaaaaggaaagacaAAGAACAATAGAAATACTTAGATCAACAAGTTGTATAGACCTTTCTGAAAATGATGATGAGCAAGACGATACCCCACAACCATAAGTTAAAAAAAGAAAGTTTGTAAGTTCTAGTAATGTACGGGGTCCTATTGATGATGTTTATAAGCCGGACCATGGAAAAGGAAAGCAAACTACATTGGATAAGAATAATCCAATTAAAGAGAAGTTGAAGAAGGTAGCTTGGAAAAAGATTGCAGTTTGGGCTTATTCGGTACGCTTACCTTTCAATGCCGTACGTGATGAAGGTTTCCAAGATGCGATCAATGCCATTGGAGAATATGGAAGAGGTAATCAATTTTGTTACCTTTCTTATTTGATTAATGTTAAGTTGTTAACATTTTTATATTTACTAGTTTTGTTAATTATATAAATGTTAGGCATGCTGGCTCCAAGTTATCATAATATGTGGGTGACATTGTTAAAGGACGTGTTAGAAGATACCCACAAGTTTGTGGATTCGTTCCGACCACAATGGAAGAAATTTGGATGTAGCATTATGTCTGATTTTTGGACAGATGGCAAGCATAGATCTTTGATCAATTTTTTAGTCAATTGTCCTACTGGTATAGTTTTTCTAAAGTCGATTGATGCATCAGAGCATATACATAATGCTGAATATATTGTGAAGAAGGTAAATGAGGTGATAGCAGAAGTTGGAGAGGAAAACATTGTGCAGGTAATATTTGTTTCTAATTAGTTATTAGTtattactttttaaaaaaaattatccatTTTATTAATTAAGTTCTTTTTATTTCTTATAGTTTATTACAGACAACGGTTCAAACTACAAAGCTGCAGGAAAGATTTTGGAAGAACAACATCCAAAATTATTTTGGACTCCATGTGCAGCACATTGTGTGAATCTCATTGTACAAGATATTGGGAAGAAAGAAGCAACAATCGCGACCGCTTTGAATGAAGCAAGAGCTATTGTGGTTTATATTTATAACCATGGAAGGATTCTCAATATGATGAGAAAGTTGACAAAGAATAGAGAGTTGCACAGGTCTTGTGTAACTAGATTTGCTACCCAATTTTACACCTTACAGAGTGTCCATGAGAATCGACACCATCTCCAAGTTTTGTTTGTATCTGAGCAATGGAGAAAAAGTGACTTTGCTAAGAAAGATCCTGGAAAGAGAGTTGTGAAGATAGTATCAAAGCAATCTTTTTTGGATGGTGTATATTTAGCTTGCCAAATATATGCTCCATTGGTGGATATTGTTCGTTTGGTTGACACAGAAGAAAGATCGTGCATGGGGTACATATATGATGCGATGAGTCGAGCACAAGATCAAATAAGCAAAAATCTAAATGATGGGAATAATGACAAAAAAAGACTGGCAGGTAGAATTTTGTCTATCATTCAAACAAGATGTAACGACCAACTTCTTCATCCCTTACATGCAGGTATAAATCTTTTACTTAttagttattaatttaatttaacatAGTATGCAATTATTTGGTTTTAACGTTTTAGTGAATGACTTAATGTACAGCTGGGTGTTTCCTTAATCCTGCAATTTTTCATGGAGATAAGTCAAAGGAATATGAGGCCAATAAACAGATTATGACCAGACTTTATGTTGCTATTGACCATCTTGTTCCCGATGAATGAAGAtgaaaatgatactttgagacaAGAATTGAATCTATACATTGATTTAAGTGGACAATTTGGATCCCCAGCTGCTAAAAGGAGTATGACAAAAGTTGCACCGTGTAAGTATAAAAATTATAATGTAACCAAAAGTTTTTATTTCTTAATTTTTATTAACTTAGGAACTTTTTTGTTGTAAAATGTAGATATA
The genomic region above belongs to Lactuca sativa cultivar Salinas chromosome 4, Lsat_Salinas_v11, whole genome shotgun sequence and contains:
- the LOC111910712 gene encoding uncharacterized protein LOC111910712; this translates as MDNKDNVYNNNKDLSDNNGQNVKQSNVNQDLKKRRRCEICFGVGHDRRNCPQGFILICCCKCILFAYSYRIILRNCVIPNVLRKHSVRMVVNKICIMLMFLINSELTNMDANSSHASVNPPTTTTPTTNTRSNANTTSPDHGKGKQTTLDKNNPIKEKLKKVAWKKIAVWAYSVRLPFNAVRDEGFQDAINAIGEYGRGMLAPSYHNMWVTLLKDVLEDTHKFVDSFRPQWKKFGCSIMSDFWTDGKHRSLINFLVNCPTGIVFLKSIDASEHIHNAEYIVKKVNEVIAEVGEENIVQFITDNGSNYKAAGKILEEQHPKLFWTPCAAHCVNLIVQDIGKKEATIATALNEARAIVVYIYNHGRILNMMRKLTKNRELHRSCVTRFATQFYTLQSVHENRHHLQVLFVSEQWRKSDFAKKDPGKRVVKIVSKQSFLDGVYLACQIYAPLVDIVRLVDTEERSCMGYIYDAMSRAQDQISKNLNDGNNDKKRLADENDTLRQELNLYIDLSGQFGSPAAKRSMTKVAPYIWCLSYGIDTPILRKFAITVLSQTCSASPCERNWSTFDNLHSKKRNCLLQQKLNELVFIQYNTRLQKCFMSLQNKSLDPILLRDVEENDDWTIPTEDELQDFVDGGDDLLWSDVQEAMGANVDAQPS